A window from Cytobacillus sp. FSL H8-0458 encodes these proteins:
- a CDS encoding Na+/H+ antiporter subunit A gives MSLLHLAIISPFLLAILVPIAYKLFRQIHTGWFVLPLPILLFSYFISYLSITSDQQSVTKSFSWIPVLGIDFTAKVDGLGLLFALLITGIGSLVVLYSIYYLDKNKEKLNTFYVYLLLFMGAMLGVVLSDNLIVLYTFWEFTSFSSFLLIGYWYHREKSRYGAQKSMIITVFGGLSMLGGIILLYLMTGTFSISEIITGSDEIFSHSLFVPALLCFLLGAFTKSAQFPFHIWLPDAMEAPTPVSAYLHSATMVKAGIYLVARMSPVFAEHSLWLWLIAGFGITTLFWGSFSAVKQTDLKAILAFSTVSQLGMIMSLLGIGAAALHFETVDDSYFTVATTAAVFHLINHATFKGSLFMVAGIVDHETGTRDIRKLGGLMNFMPITFTLAIIGTFSMAGLPPFNGFLSKEMFFTGMVRVLEMDIFNLDTWGFLFPVIAWVASVFTFIYSMILVFKTFTGKFQPEQLEKKPHEAPIGMLISPIILASLVIIIGFFPNIISNTLISPAQAAIMPVEGYVYDTHIYFWHGFTPELFMTLGVITLGILLFVTLPKWRRVYDFFPEKLALNRFYDSMLEVSQRASFKLTRLYMNGFIRTYLVYIFSFFIVALASTLVLKDAFKFDTSDVATIHYAEVLLALVIAAASISILFVKSRMTSIILLGAVGYTVSLFFVIFRAPDLALTQLVIETISVSLFLLAFYHLPKLRHEERMGFKMTNALISVGVGAIVTMIALSAHSNKMFPSIAQYYVENTYKEAAGKNMVNVILVDFRGFDTMFEITVLGIAALGIFAMIKLRLEGGKKNENK, from the coding sequence TTGTCTTTGCTTCACCTGGCAATAATTTCACCATTTTTGCTTGCCATCCTTGTGCCCATTGCGTACAAGCTGTTCAGGCAGATACATACGGGTTGGTTTGTACTTCCTCTGCCAATCCTTTTATTCAGTTATTTTATTTCTTATTTATCCATCACCTCCGATCAGCAGTCCGTCACAAAATCTTTTTCGTGGATACCCGTTCTGGGGATTGATTTCACGGCAAAAGTAGACGGCCTCGGTTTGCTTTTTGCTTTGCTGATTACAGGAATAGGATCACTGGTTGTTCTTTATTCCATCTATTACCTGGATAAAAACAAAGAAAAACTGAACACCTTCTATGTGTACTTGCTTCTATTTATGGGAGCTATGCTTGGGGTTGTCCTATCTGATAACCTGATTGTGCTTTATACTTTCTGGGAATTCACGAGTTTTTCTTCATTCCTGCTAATCGGGTATTGGTATCACAGAGAGAAATCAAGATATGGTGCACAGAAGTCGATGATTATCACGGTTTTCGGCGGTCTTTCTATGCTTGGAGGCATCATCCTTCTTTATTTGATGACAGGCACTTTCAGCATTTCGGAAATTATCACTGGATCAGATGAGATATTTTCACATTCATTATTCGTTCCTGCTCTGCTTTGCTTTTTACTGGGGGCATTTACCAAGTCCGCGCAATTTCCATTTCACATCTGGCTGCCGGATGCCATGGAAGCTCCAACACCCGTCAGTGCATATCTGCACTCGGCAACGATGGTTAAAGCAGGAATTTATTTAGTAGCACGTATGAGCCCGGTATTTGCCGAGCATTCGCTCTGGCTTTGGCTCATTGCAGGATTTGGAATTACAACCTTATTCTGGGGTTCTTTTTCAGCTGTCAAACAGACTGACCTTAAAGCCATCCTGGCTTTCTCAACGGTCAGTCAGCTGGGGATGATCATGTCCCTTCTTGGCATCGGTGCTGCAGCGCTTCACTTCGAAACAGTGGATGACAGTTATTTTACGGTTGCCACTACAGCTGCTGTTTTTCATTTGATCAACCATGCTACCTTTAAAGGAAGTCTCTTCATGGTAGCCGGAATTGTAGATCACGAAACCGGAACCCGTGATATCCGCAAGCTTGGCGGTCTGATGAACTTTATGCCGATTACCTTTACTTTGGCGATCATCGGCACATTTTCCATGGCCGGGCTTCCGCCTTTCAATGGGTTCTTAAGTAAGGAAATGTTCTTCACAGGAATGGTCCGTGTTTTGGAAATGGATATTTTCAATTTGGATACATGGGGATTCTTGTTCCCTGTTATTGCCTGGGTGGCAAGTGTATTCACGTTCATTTACAGCATGATTCTTGTATTCAAAACGTTCACTGGCAAATTCCAGCCTGAGCAATTAGAAAAGAAGCCGCATGAAGCTCCAATCGGGATGCTGATTTCACCCATTATCCTGGCTTCACTAGTGATCATTATCGGTTTCTTCCCTAATATTATTTCAAACACGCTCATCTCCCCGGCACAGGCTGCCATCATGCCTGTTGAAGGGTATGTGTATGATACACATATATACTTCTGGCATGGATTTACGCCTGAACTGTTCATGACTTTAGGTGTTATTACATTGGGAATTCTGCTTTTTGTCACTCTGCCGAAGTGGAGAAGAGTATATGATTTCTTCCCTGAAAAATTGGCTCTGAATCGTTTTTACGATTCTATGCTGGAAGTATCACAGAGGGCTTCCTTCAAGTTAACAAGATTATATATGAACGGATTCATCAGAACCTATCTTGTGTATATTTTTTCATTTTTCATTGTTGCTCTGGCTTCCACCCTGGTTCTGAAAGATGCTTTTAAATTCGATACGAGCGATGTGGCAACCATCCATTATGCTGAGGTTCTGCTGGCATTAGTCATCGCTGCTGCATCTATTTCCATTCTTTTTGTAAAGTCCAGAATGACATCCATCATTCTGCTGGGGGCAGTCGGATATACCGTTTCATTGTTCTTTGTTATTTTTAGGGCCCCTGACCTTGCATTAACACAGCTTGTAATCGAAACTATTTCTGTCTCTTTGTTCCTGCTAGCTTTCTACCATCTGCCAAAGCTCCGGCATGAGGAGCGGATGGGATTTAAAATGACGAATGCCCTTATTTCTGTTGGAGTGGGCGCAATTGTAACGATGATTGCCTTATCTGCCCACAGCAATAAGATGTTTCCTTCAATTGCGCAATATTACGTTGAGAATACGTATAAGGAGGCAGCCGGGAAAAACATGGTAAACGTTATTCTTGTTGATTTCCGGGGTTTTGATACCATGTTTGAAATTACGGTTCTTGGAATTGCAGCTCTTGGAATTTTCGCTATGATCAAACTTCGCCTGGAAGGGGGAAAGAAAAATGAAAACAAATGA
- a CDS encoding Na(+)/H(+) antiporter subunit B, whose product MKTNDIILQTATKVVLFLIVLFSVHIFFAGHYTPGGGFVGGLLTSGAIVLLLLAFDMKTVSKILPVNYIHMIAVGLLFAIGTGAGALLFNVPFLTHAFGHIDLPVLGDTSLHTATLFDLGVFLVVVGVTMTIIQTIGEDE is encoded by the coding sequence ATGAAAACAAATGATATTATTTTGCAGACCGCTACAAAAGTAGTTTTGTTTCTCATTGTTCTTTTCTCTGTCCATATCTTTTTTGCCGGCCATTATACACCGGGCGGCGGATTTGTTGGGGGTTTGCTGACATCGGGGGCAATCGTGCTGCTGCTGCTGGCTTTTGATATGAAAACTGTCTCCAAGATTCTTCCTGTCAATTATATTCACATGATTGCAGTTGGACTGCTTTTTGCGATTGGTACAGGGGCGGGAGCATTGCTATTTAATGTCCCTTTCCTTACCCATGCCTTTGGACATATTGACCTGCCAGTTCTGGGGGACACTTCCCTCCATACAGCTACACTGTTTGACCTTGGTGTTTTTCTGGTTGTTGTTGGCGTTACGATGACCATTATTCAAACGATAGGGGAGGATGAATAA
- a CDS encoding PH domain-containing protein — MGIFDGFIGNASEADIKEVQDEFSAVLAPSEQVEKAYRLVRDLFIFTNKRLILVDKQGITGKKIEYHSIPYKSITHFSIETAGSFDLEAELKIWISGSDEPIEKHFNKNLNIYEVQSVLAEYVL; from the coding sequence ATGGGGATTTTCGATGGCTTTATCGGCAATGCATCTGAAGCGGACATTAAGGAGGTCCAGGACGAATTTTCAGCAGTCCTTGCTCCGAGTGAACAGGTTGAAAAAGCCTACAGGCTTGTCCGTGATTTATTCATCTTTACAAACAAGCGCCTGATTCTGGTGGATAAGCAGGGAATCACAGGGAAAAAAATCGAGTATCACAGCATCCCTTATAAAAGCATTACCCATTTTAGCATTGAAACCGCAGGCAGCTTTGATCTGGAGGCCGAATTGAAAATTTGGATTTCAGGATCAGACGAACCAATTGAAAAACATTTTAATAAAAACTTGAATATCTACGAAGTGCAGAGCGTGCTTGCTGAATATGTACTGTAA
- a CDS encoding MalY/PatB family protein: protein MDRFNFHQKISRENTASVKWDRTREVFGRTDVLPMWVADMDFQPPEEVKKAIEDRIAHGVYGYTFAPDSTADSIGQWLYRRHGWTINNEWILYSTGVVPSIATAIQAFTEKEDKVMLQSPVYTPFFEMIKQNGRKVVNSQLKLENGRYEIDFADFEDKLKEGVKLFLLCNPHNPGGRMWTEEELRKIGELCVKYNCLILSDEIHSDLIYKGHKHYPIASMDPQFADITVTCIAPTKTWNLAGIQASAAIISNEKLRKSFQAEQHKQGFFTLSAFGIIGMEAAYRHGEEWLDGLMDYLAENKRAAAEFIGEHLPGIRLMEPDGTYLLWLDCRGLGLSDAELRQSLLEKGKLALEPGPKYGPGGEGFVRMNIACPHEVLAEGLGRLKRAFE from the coding sequence TTGGATCGTTTTAATTTCCATCAAAAAATCAGCAGGGAAAATACAGCTTCAGTTAAGTGGGATCGGACCAGGGAGGTTTTCGGCAGAACCGATGTATTGCCGATGTGGGTAGCGGACATGGATTTTCAGCCACCCGAGGAAGTGAAGAAAGCCATAGAGGACAGAATAGCTCATGGAGTCTACGGATACACCTTTGCTCCTGATTCAACCGCAGACTCTATCGGACAGTGGCTTTACAGGCGGCATGGCTGGACAATCAATAATGAGTGGATTTTATACAGCACCGGAGTGGTTCCCTCCATCGCAACTGCCATCCAGGCTTTTACGGAAAAAGAGGATAAAGTAATGCTCCAGTCTCCCGTATATACTCCTTTCTTTGAGATGATTAAACAGAATGGCCGCAAAGTCGTTAATTCACAGCTGAAGCTCGAGAACGGCCGGTACGAAATTGATTTTGCCGATTTTGAAGACAAATTGAAAGAAGGAGTGAAACTTTTCCTGCTCTGCAATCCGCACAATCCGGGCGGCCGCATGTGGACAGAAGAGGAACTTAGGAAAATAGGGGAGCTCTGTGTTAAATATAATTGCCTTATTCTTTCCGATGAGATCCATTCTGATTTAATTTATAAAGGCCATAAGCATTATCCCATTGCTTCAATGGATCCACAATTTGCAGATATTACGGTTACCTGCATAGCTCCGACAAAAACCTGGAACCTCGCAGGGATTCAAGCGTCAGCTGCCATTATTAGCAATGAAAAGCTCCGAAAGTCTTTCCAGGCAGAACAGCACAAGCAAGGATTCTTTACGCTGTCGGCCTTCGGAATCATCGGCATGGAAGCAGCTTACCGCCATGGCGAAGAATGGCTCGATGGTCTGATGGATTATCTCGCTGAAAATAAACGGGCTGCAGCTGAATTTATTGGTGAGCACCTTCCCGGTATTCGCCTGATGGAGCCGGATGGCACATATCTGCTATGGCTTGATTGCCGCGGATTGGGATTAAGTGATGCCGAACTGCGCCAAAGTCTTTTGGAAAAAGGGAAACTCGCCCTGGAACCAGGCCCAAAATACGGCCCGGGCGGTGAAGGCTTCGTCCGAATGAACATTGCCTGCCCGCATGAAGTATTGGCGGAGGGACTGGGAAGGCTGAAGCGGGCTTTTGAGTGA
- a CDS encoding helix-turn-helix domain-containing protein has product MSNIGHNIKACRERANMTQQQLALKVRVGTGTIAKYENGDQIPDTQTVLRISTALDIPASELLEQELQKGQSGIDYEIEQLVREIGTKKAKLILRKAKEFSEEDFLRVMQMLYEIKYDKKVL; this is encoded by the coding sequence ATGTCAAATATAGGCCATAACATTAAAGCTTGCCGCGAACGTGCAAATATGACCCAGCAGCAGCTCGCATTAAAGGTGAGAGTGGGTACGGGAACGATTGCAAAATACGAAAATGGAGATCAGATTCCTGATACACAGACTGTTTTAAGAATCTCAACAGCCCTGGATATTCCAGCTTCTGAACTGCTTGAACAGGAACTGCAGAAGGGCCAGTCAGGAATCGATTATGAAATCGAACAGCTTGTGCGTGAAATAGGCACAAAAAAAGCAAAGCTCATCTTGCGGAAAGCTAAGGAATTCAGTGAGGAAGATTTCCTGCGTGTCATGCAAATGCTATATGAAATAAAATATGATAAAAAAGTTTTATAA
- a CDS encoding kinase-associated lipoprotein B — MAEVNIGDKVTAIYKTGKYIGEVTDIRPQHYLVRVLGVLKHPMQGDLHNPKEADVMLFHERRALAYREQTNVPKQMVKPFTEKIPDYKDSLQIALDKMRTELEGDSSPWAEQSIRNLDSLENDYFK; from the coding sequence TTGGCAGAAGTAAATATCGGCGACAAAGTAACAGCCATCTATAAAACAGGCAAATATATCGGGGAAGTGACAGATATCCGGCCGCAGCATTACCTGGTCAGAGTGCTGGGGGTCTTAAAGCATCCCATGCAGGGCGATTTGCATAATCCTAAAGAAGCGGACGTGATGCTTTTTCATGAGCGCCGCGCGCTTGCTTACAGAGAGCAGACCAATGTGCCTAAGCAAATGGTAAAGCCCTTCACAGAAAAAATACCAGACTATAAGGATTCACTGCAAATAGCACTGGATAAAATGAGAACGGAGCTGGAAGGAGATTCTTCTCCATGGGCTGAGCAAAGCATAAGAAATCTCGACTCATTGGAGAATGATTACTTTAAGTAA
- the yugI gene encoding S1 domain-containing post-transcriptional regulator GSP13 produces MSEKIEVGSVITGKVTGIQPYGAFVALDENTQGLVHISEVTHGFVKDINEHLKVGDEVKVKVLSVDEAAGKIGLSIRATEEAPQAEAKARKPRKRQAAPIKMEDESAQGFNTLKDKLQEWIDQSQREDLIKK; encoded by the coding sequence ATGTCTGAGAAAATCGAAGTAGGCAGTGTTATTACAGGAAAGGTAACGGGTATTCAGCCATATGGTGCGTTCGTAGCATTAGATGAGAATACACAGGGATTAGTCCACATTTCTGAAGTGACTCATGGTTTCGTAAAAGATATTAATGAGCATCTTAAAGTGGGCGATGAAGTAAAAGTGAAGGTTCTTTCTGTTGACGAAGCAGCAGGAAAAATCGGTTTATCAATCCGTGCAACAGAAGAAGCGCCACAAGCAGAAGCGAAAGCAAGAAAGCCTCGCAAGCGCCAGGCAGCTCCAATCAAAATGGAAGACGAATCTGCACAGGGATTCAATACACTTAAGGATAAGCTTCAAGAGTGGATTGACCAGTCCCAGCGCGAGGACCTTATTAAGAAGTAA
- the kapD gene encoding 3'-5' exonuclease KapD, giving the protein MGEEHQYLFIDFEFTMPDKGSAFRGFFPEIIEAGIVSVISNQVCEEFSSYVTPVRFPILSERCKSFLHISQEQVDQGMDFLELVKKMKDMNRNRSCTIVTWGNMDMKVLRKNCIQAGVDFPFRGREVDLSMEYKRFFGDQNQTGLWKAVQEYGKEGTGKHHRALDDALTTYNIFRLVEKDKKYLQKPEPTTIGDRVDFSKLFNKFA; this is encoded by the coding sequence ATGGGGGAGGAACATCAATACCTATTTATTGATTTTGAGTTTACCATGCCTGATAAAGGCAGTGCTTTCAGAGGTTTTTTTCCGGAAATTATCGAAGCTGGCATTGTATCAGTTATCAGCAATCAGGTTTGTGAAGAATTCTCTTCATATGTAACTCCTGTCCGGTTTCCGATATTGTCCGAGCGGTGCAAATCCTTTCTGCATATATCACAGGAACAAGTAGATCAGGGAATGGATTTTCTTGAATTGGTCAAAAAAATGAAGGATATGAACAGAAATCGTTCTTGCACAATCGTTACGTGGGGAAATATGGATATGAAGGTGCTTAGAAAAAATTGCATCCAGGCTGGAGTGGATTTTCCATTCAGGGGCAGGGAAGTGGACCTTTCGATGGAATATAAGCGATTCTTTGGTGACCAAAACCAGACAGGATTATGGAAAGCAGTTCAGGAATACGGCAAGGAAGGAACAGGAAAACATCACCGAGCTCTGGATGATGCCTTGACGACTTACAATATTTTCAGATTGGTAGAAAAGGATAAAAAGTATCTGCAAAAGCCGGAGCCTACGACAATTGGCGACCGGGTGGACTTCTCGAAGCTGTTTAACAAATTTGCCTGA
- a CDS encoding superoxide dismutase family protein, with translation MRKALMLGFVLLLSGCGEENITNTEVEMFNAAGDSLGTIKVQEQASGVKLTGDLSGLPPGELAIHIHEEAKCEPPDFKSAGNHFNPDNKEHGLLHPKGSHAGDLPNLIVEDDGKVKIDFMAPQVTLKEDKTSLLTKKGTSIVIHDGPDDGMTQPAGDSGERIACGRISKDKKEEGQKKAQDDQSTEE, from the coding sequence ATGAGAAAAGCTTTGATGCTGGGTTTTGTTCTTCTTCTGTCCGGCTGCGGGGAAGAGAACATTACAAATACAGAAGTCGAAATGTTTAATGCTGCAGGCGATTCATTAGGCACCATTAAGGTGCAGGAACAGGCGAGCGGAGTAAAATTGACCGGAGATCTGAGCGGGCTGCCGCCGGGGGAGCTTGCCATCCATATCCATGAAGAAGCAAAATGCGAACCCCCTGATTTCAAATCCGCCGGGAATCATTTCAATCCTGATAATAAGGAGCATGGTCTGCTACATCCAAAAGGATCCCATGCGGGTGATCTTCCCAACCTGATTGTAGAGGATGACGGCAAAGTGAAGATTGATTTTATGGCGCCTCAGGTCACGTTAAAAGAAGATAAAACTTCACTGCTGACAAAGAAAGGGACCTCCATTGTCATCCATGACGGGCCGGATGATGGCATGACCCAGCCGGCAGGAGATTCCGGAGAACGCATTGCCTGCGGCCGAATTTCAAAAGATAAAAAAGAAGAAGGGCAGAAAAAAGCACAGGACGATCAGTCTACAGAAGAATAA
- a CDS encoding aminotransferase has translation MKGTKSYLSKTVEELKPSGIRRFFDLAAGMEGVISLGVGEPDFITPWSVREAAILSLEQGYTSYTANAGLMELREEIAGYMQKSFGVSYSPQSEIVVTVGASQALDISLRAILDPGDEVIVVEPSFVSYVPLVALAGGVPVQVQTLKENGFKILPEQLENVISSRTKAIILCSPNNPTGTMLSGDELNAIAQIAERYDLLVLSDEIYAELAYDDEYTSFAAIREMKKRTILISGFSKGFAMTGWRLGFVCAPEEISQAMLKIHQYAMMCAPTMAQFAALEALKTGRSDVEDMKKSYKRRRNYFVQSLNELGLSCHMPGGAFYAFPSIESTGLSSEEFAEKLLLEEKVAVVPGNIFGKSGEGHVRCSYATSMELLQEAIKRISHFLKQNQKA, from the coding sequence ATGAAGGGAACGAAGTCTTATTTATCCAAAACGGTAGAAGAGCTGAAGCCTTCCGGGATTCGCCGCTTTTTTGACCTTGCTGCAGGAATGGAAGGAGTCATTTCCCTTGGGGTGGGAGAACCTGATTTCATCACCCCCTGGTCAGTGCGTGAAGCAGCCATCCTTTCCCTTGAGCAGGGATACACCTCATATACAGCTAATGCCGGGTTAATGGAGCTGAGGGAGGAAATTGCAGGCTATATGCAAAAAAGCTTTGGAGTATCTTATTCACCCCAAAGTGAAATTGTCGTTACAGTGGGAGCGAGCCAGGCATTGGATATATCTCTAAGGGCAATCCTTGATCCGGGTGATGAAGTAATTGTGGTTGAACCAAGCTTTGTTTCCTATGTTCCCTTAGTAGCTCTTGCAGGAGGTGTGCCTGTCCAGGTTCAGACTTTAAAGGAGAATGGGTTTAAGATTCTGCCTGAGCAGCTGGAAAACGTAATAAGCTCCCGGACGAAAGCCATTATACTTTGTTCACCCAATAATCCGACTGGAACAATGTTAAGTGGAGATGAACTGAACGCCATTGCACAAATAGCTGAAAGGTACGATTTGCTGGTTCTTTCTGATGAAATATATGCGGAGCTTGCATATGATGATGAGTATACGAGTTTTGCCGCCATCAGAGAAATGAAGAAAAGAACAATCTTAATTTCGGGATTTTCAAAGGGGTTTGCCATGACAGGCTGGAGATTGGGGTTTGTCTGCGCACCAGAGGAGATCTCACAGGCAATGCTGAAAATTCACCAGTATGCAATGATGTGCGCACCTACAATGGCACAGTTTGCTGCACTTGAAGCCTTGAAGACCGGCAGATCAGATGTTGAGGATATGAAAAAGAGCTATAAGCGCAGGCGGAATTATTTTGTTCAGTCTCTAAATGAACTGGGGTTATCATGCCATATGCCTGGAGGAGCCTTTTATGCTTTCCCATCTATTGAAAGTACCGGGCTTTCTTCTGAAGAATTTGCAGAAAAGCTGCTGCTGGAGGAAAAGGTAGCGGTCGTGCCAGGCAATATTTTTGGCAAAAGCGGGGAAGGCCATGTGCGCTGCTCTTATGCCACTTCCATGGAACTTCTGCAGGAAGCGATTAAGAGAATTAGCCATTTCTTAAAGCAAAATCAGAAGGCATAA
- a CDS encoding alpha/beta fold hydrolase has translation MEQATFSGIEAINGTDVYYEYYKHESSRNTLVLLHGFLSSTFSFRRLIPLLQTEFNVVSMDLPPFGKSGKSQQFVYSYKNLADTVIRLSERLGFEKVTLIGHSMGGQIVLNVAHSNPDLVDQAVLLCSSGYMKRMKPHIIFSSYIPFFHLYVKLYLQRSGVKQNLKNVVYDHSMIDDEMLYGYLSPFLEDDIFRALTRMIRDREGDMPAAALKKIETPCLLIWGEHDRVVPLHIGKRLNKDLKNSKLVVLKDTGHLVPEERPEDVLKHIRSFINSVPVC, from the coding sequence ATGGAACAAGCGACATTTTCAGGAATAGAGGCAATTAATGGAACAGATGTTTATTATGAATACTATAAACATGAGTCCTCCAGGAATACCCTGGTTCTGCTGCACGGTTTTCTTTCTTCCACCTTTAGCTTTCGCAGGCTGATTCCTCTGCTGCAAACGGAATTCAATGTGGTATCGATGGATTTGCCGCCCTTCGGCAAAAGCGGGAAATCCCAGCAATTCGTCTACTCCTATAAAAACCTGGCTGATACGGTTATCCGCTTATCAGAAAGGCTGGGCTTTGAAAAAGTCACATTAATAGGGCATTCCATGGGGGGACAGATTGTATTAAATGTTGCACATTCCAACCCTGATTTGGTTGACCAGGCCGTACTGCTGTGCAGTTCCGGGTATATGAAACGAATGAAGCCGCATATCATCTTTTCAAGCTACATACCATTCTTTCATCTGTATGTGAAATTATATCTTCAGCGCTCAGGGGTAAAACAGAATTTAAAAAATGTTGTCTACGATCATTCCATGATTGATGATGAAATGCTCTATGGCTATTTGTCGCCATTTTTAGAAGACGATATTTTCCGGGCCTTAACCAGGATGATTCGCGACAGGGAAGGCGATATGCCTGCTGCTGCATTGAAGAAAATAGAAACACCGTGCCTTCTAATATGGGGAGAACATGACAGGGTCGTTCCGCTTCATATCGGAAAACGGCTGAATAAAGATTTAAAGAATTCCAAGCTGGTGGTATTAAAAGATACCGGTCATCTCGTGCCGGAAGAGCGCCCGGAAGATGTTCTTAAGCACATCAGGAGTTTTATAAATTCCGTTCCAGTGTGCTGA
- a CDS encoding peptidylprolyl isomerase: protein MKWRMLTPILILMFILSACGTSTEKEADNANGSETEEKQTNNQASETPDNFPQLTEEVQGNERLVEMQTSKGNIKIKLFPDQAPKAVENFIKHSEDGYYDGLIFHRVIQDFMIQGGDPDGTGRGGESIYGESFEDEFSNELYNIRGALSMANSGPNTNGSQFFIVQNKSLDPSLKAEMEKAGYPEEIIKAYEKGGTHWLDNKHTVFGQVIEGMDVVDSIAAVETDAQDKPVEDVVIEKIEVLK from the coding sequence ATGAAATGGCGTATGTTAACTCCAATTCTAATTCTGATGTTTATCCTGTCAGCATGCGGGACAAGCACTGAAAAAGAAGCGGACAATGCAAATGGCTCTGAGACTGAAGAAAAACAGACAAATAACCAGGCAAGTGAAACTCCGGACAATTTTCCGCAGCTGACTGAAGAAGTACAGGGAAATGAAAGACTGGTGGAAATGCAGACATCAAAAGGGAATATTAAAATTAAACTTTTCCCGGACCAGGCCCCAAAAGCTGTTGAAAATTTCATTAAGCACAGTGAAGATGGCTACTACGATGGCTTGATTTTTCACCGTGTCATTCAGGACTTTATGATTCAGGGAGGCGATCCTGATGGAACCGGCAGGGGCGGAGAAAGCATTTACGGTGAATCATTTGAGGATGAATTCTCCAATGAGCTTTATAATATCCGCGGAGCTTTATCCATGGCGAATTCCGGTCCCAACACAAACGGAAGCCAATTCTTTATTGTTCAGAACAAGTCACTTGATCCAAGCCTGAAAGCAGAAATGGAAAAGGCCGGCTATCCCGAAGAGATCATTAAAGCTTATGAAAAAGGCGGTACGCATTGGCTCGACAACAAGCACACCGTTTTTGGGCAGGTTATTGAGGGAATGGATGTAGTCGACAGCATCGCAGCGGTTGAAACAGACGCACAGGACAAGCCTGTGGAAGATGTGGTCATTGAAAAGATCGAGGTATTGAAATAA
- a CDS encoding DUF1871 family protein, producing the protein MEIQQTNLLLVYTLDQWDPFRVGPGNYDTEIADSVQAVHDLDDQVKLARRIQSIYEFSFEEIIPLEKCIEISGRLLEIKNNGSCAM; encoded by the coding sequence ATGGAAATTCAGCAAACGAATCTTTTGCTTGTTTATACACTGGATCAGTGGGATCCGTTTAGAGTGGGGCCGGGCAATTATGACACTGAAATTGCGGATTCAGTTCAGGCAGTCCATGATCTGGATGATCAAGTGAAATTAGCCAGGAGGATTCAATCGATATATGAATTTTCCTTTGAGGAAATCATTCCGTTGGAAAAGTGCATAGAAATCTCCGGGCGTCTTCTTGAAATCAAGAATAATGGCTCCTGCGCTATGTGA
- a CDS encoding Lrp/AsnC family transcriptional regulator, whose translation MKLTEKQIEVLEILENNSARIPMEDIAKMAQLSVAETETILDKLEEMKVLVRFNSVIDWSKVDGHEGVTAMIDVKVAPKRGVGFDEVAQRIYRFKEVRSVYLMSGAYDLSVIIEGRSMNEVARFVSEKLSTLDSVLSTTTHFILKKYKHDGTIFEQNEDDKRIVVSP comes from the coding sequence TTGAAATTAACTGAAAAGCAAATCGAAGTTCTGGAAATTTTAGAAAATAATAGTGCGCGAATCCCTATGGAAGACATTGCGAAAATGGCTCAATTAAGTGTGGCGGAAACTGAAACCATTTTAGATAAGCTCGAGGAAATGAAGGTGCTTGTGCGTTTTAATTCTGTTATTGACTGGTCAAAGGTGGATGGCCATGAGGGAGTTACCGCTATGATTGATGTGAAGGTAGCTCCAAAGCGGGGGGTAGGATTCGATGAAGTTGCACAGAGAATTTACCGTTTCAAAGAGGTGAGGTCTGTCTATCTAATGTCCGGCGCCTATGATCTTTCTGTTATCATCGAAGGCCGTTCCATGAATGAGGTCGCCCGATTTGTATCAGAGAAGCTGTCGACTCTGGATTCCGTCTTGTCAACAACGACACACTTTATTCTAAAAAAATATAAACATGACGGCACTATTTTTGAACAAAATGAAGACGATAAACGAATTGTGGTGTCACCGTAA